The DNA sequence TGATCCGCCCGGCGGATCAGTGACCCAGCTCCCGCGGCACCATCGATGGCGCGGCTCCGTCGATCGTGCGGCTCCGGTCAACAGGTCGGCAGACGCCGCGGGTCAGCCGACCTCGGCCGCGGCGGCGCGGCCGGCGGTGCGCCCGCTGAAGATGCACCCGCCGAGGAACGTCCCCTCGAGCGAGCGGTACCCGTGCACCCCGCCGCCGCCGAACCCGGCGACCTCGCCCGCGGCATACAGGCCGGGCACCGGCTCCCCCGACGCGGACAGGACGCGCGCGGAGAGGTCGGTCTCGAGGCCGCCGAGGGTCTTGCGGGTCAGGACGTTGAGGCGCACCGCGACGAGCGGGCCGGCCTCGGGGTCGAGGATCCGGTGCGGCGCGGCAGTGCGGATCAGCTTGTCCCCACGGTAGTTCCGCGCCCCGCGGATGGCGGTGACCTGCGCGTCCTTGCAGAACGCGTTCTCGACCTGGGCGTCGCGGTCGCGCACCTGCCGCTCCACGTGGGCGAGGTCGAGGGGGGCGTCGGGGGTGAGGCGGTTCATCCGCTCGACGAGCTCGGCCAGGGTGTCGGCCTGCACGAAGTCGGCCCCGCGCTCGAGGAACGCCCGCACCGGCGCCGGCATGTCGGTCCTCGCGCGGTTGAGGACGCCCGTGACCGACTTCCCCGTGAGGTCGGGGTTCTGCTCGCTGCCGGAGAGGGCGAACTCCTTGCCGAGGATCCGCGTGGTGAGGACGAACCACGAGTGGTCGTGCCCGGTCTGCCGCAGGTGGGCGAGGGTCCCGAGGGTGTCGAAGCCGGGGAAGAACGGCGCCGGGAGGCGGTCGCCGTTGCCGTCGAACCACATCGAGCTCGGGCCGGGCAGGATGCGGATCGCGTGGGCGGGCCAGATCGGGTCCCAGTTCGAGATGCCCTCGACGTAGTGCCACATCCGGTCGCGGTTGACCAGGCGCCCGCCCGCGCGCTCGGTGATGGCGAGCATGCGCCCGTCGACGTAGGCCGGGACGCCCGTGATCATGCGCTCCGGCGGGGTGCCGAGCCGCTGCGGCCAGTTGACACGGACGAGGTCGTGGTTGGCGCCGATGCCACCGCTGGTGACGACGACGGCCTGCGCGGTCAGCTCGAACTCCCCGACCGCCTCACGGTTCGTCGGCCGCCCGCGCTCGGCGTGGTCGTCGGCGAGCCGGGTCCCGCGCACCCCGGTGACCGCACCGGCCTCGGTGACCAGCTCGTCGACCTGGTGCCGGTGACGGATCGTGACGCGCCCGGTCGCCACGTGCTCGCCCACCCGGCGCAGGAACGGCTCGAGCACGCCGGGGCCGGTGCCCCAGGTGATGTGGAACCGCGGCACGGAGTTGCCGTGGCCGGAGGCGCTGCCGTCGCCGCGCTCGGCCCAGCCCACGACCGGGAACCAGCGCATCCCCTGCTGGTGCAGCCACGACCGCTTCTCCCCCGCGGCGAAGTCGCAGTAGGCGCGGGCCCACTGGACCGGCCAGCGGTCCTCGTCATCGAGCCGGTCGAACCCGGCCGAGCCCTGCCAGTCCTGCCACAGCAGGTCGGCGCTGTCCCTGACGCCCATCCGCCGCTGCTCCGGGCTGTCGGCGAACAGCAGGCCGCCGAAGGACCAGAACGCCTGTCCACCGAGGTTCGCCGGGCTCTCCTGGTCGACGACCAGGACGCGGCGTCCGGCATCGGCGAGCTCCGCGGTGGCGACGAGACCGGCCAGGCCGGCCCCCACGACGATGACGTCAGCGTCCATGCGCCCCAACCTACGGCCGGGTAACTCCCGTCGTCACGCGAACGCGACCGTCGTGGACGGCGAACCGCACCTCGCCGAGGTCGGTGACCACCGCGTCGGCGAGCAGGTCCGCCGGGTCGGTCGTCGTGGTGACGGCGAGCGTCGCGCAGCCCGCCGCCCGCGCGGCCTCGAGCCCGCCCGGGGCGTCCTCCACGACCAGGCAGTCCGCCGGGTCGACGCCGAGGCGGCGCGCGCCGAGGAGGTACGGGTCTGGGTGCGGCTTGCCCCGCTCGACGTCGCTGGCCGTGACCACGACCGCGGGGGCGGGCAGGCGGGTGGCGCCGATCCGGACCGCGGCCAGCGGCTCGGTGCACGACGTGACGATGGCGCAGTGCTGGGGGTCGGTGGCCGTGAGCACCTCGAGCGCCTCGAGCGTCCCGGGCAGCACCCGGATGCCCCCGGTGTCGCCGAGCTCGATCTCCTCGATCCGGTCGACGGCGGCGTCGACGCGTTCCGCCGGCAGCAGCGCCTCCACCACGCCCCGGGCGGGCACGCCGTGGAAGCCGGCCAGCCGCCGCGGGTCCACGCCCATCTCGCCCGCCCACTGCACCCACGAGCGGATGACCACCGGGATCGAGTCGATCAGCGTCCCGTCCATGTCGAACAGCACGGCCGCGAAGTCGCGGCCCTCGAGGGGGCGTGGGCTCGGCGGCATACCGGCAACCCTAGGTGCCGTCCCCGGTGCCCGCCGGGAGAGCCGGTTACGGTGGTCGGGTGGGCACGCCGGCAGGAAGCGCGCGACGCGGCACCGGTGTGCTCCGCTGGGTCGTCCGTGCCGCGGCGGTGCTCGTCCTGTTCGTGGCCTGCAACACCGGTGGCGTGGCGGCGACCACCCTGTTCCCGGTGCACGCTGGCACCCTCAACTACGACGCGACGCTGCGGCTGTCGCTCGACCCCGGCGACATCTCGACCATCACGGCACCGACGACGTTCGGCAACATCCGGCTGAAGTTCGGGGGCATCGTGCCTGCGCCGGGCGTCCGCGCCGAGGTGCAGGTCAAGGAGCGGATCACCGAGCTGCTCTCCCGGCCCAACATCTCGGTCCGCTCGCTGCAACCGGGGCCGCTGGAGCTCGAGCGCGCCGCCCGCGACGCCGCGACCGGGCTCGCCCTGCGGTTCGCCCTCGGCGCGCTGCTCGTGGCCGCCGTGCTGCTCGGCGGGTATGCCGTGTGGCGCCGGCAGCGGGCCCGCCCTGACGGGCGCGGCCACGCCCTGCGCCTGGTGCAGTGGGGGACGGTCCTGACCTGGACGACGTCGTGCCTGGCGACGTTCGCCGTCGTGGTGTGGACGTACCAGCCGGCGCGGCTGGCGACGTTCTCCACCACGGGGATCCTGAGCGCGGTGCAGCGCAACGCCGACCTCCTCGAGGGCGTCGAGACCCGGGCCGAGCAGACCACGCCGTACCTCAAGAACCTGCTGGCGCTGTCGTCCGCGCTGCAGGACAAGTACGCGCCGCAGAACCTCAGCAGCCCGGTGGCGGCCCGGTTCCTGCTCGTCTCCGACATCCACGGCGGCAACCAGTACCCGCTGATGCGCACGATCGTGCAGCAGGAACGCGTCGACGCCGTCATCGACTCCGGCGACCTGGTCAACTTCGGCACGGCGACCGAGGCCGAGGCGGCCGGGGTCTTCAAGGGCATCGCGTCGCTCGGGGTCCCCTACCTGTTCGTCAAGGGCAACCACGACGCGCGCTCGGACGTCGACCGCGAGCTGCTCGACCGGCTCGCGAAGGTCCCCAACGTGGTGCTGCTGCAGCCCGACGACACGACCTACCGGGTCGAGTCGATCGGCGGCGTGCGGATCGCGGGCTTCAATGACCCGCGCTGGTTCGGCGACGACAACAAGGAGAACGCCGCCAAGCAGAAGCCGGCCGCCGAGCGGTTCATCGCGGCCATGGCCGACCAGCCCTCCCCCGACATCCTGGTCTCGCACGAGCCGGCCGCCGTCGAGGACGTGAAGCGGGCCGGCATACGCGTCAACGGGCACATGCACACGGCGGCGCTGGAGGGGAACCGGATCCAGGTCGGCACCTTCACCGGCGGCGGCCCGTTCAGCCACTTCGTCGCCGAGGGCGGCAACGGCGAGGAGCTCACCGGGCAGCCGTCGGCGTTCGACATCGCCGCCTTCGGGGACGACTGCCGGCTCGCCTCCCTGACGCGCTACCAGTTCCGCAACGTCGTGGAGGGCAGGCCGGCGTACGACGACGTGACGCTCATCAACGGCTCGCGGATCGAGTCCGCCGCACCGCCGCTGCCAGGCGCCACCCGGTCGACCGGCACCGCGACGGCGAGCAAGGGCGCGTCCCCCGCGCGCACGTGCTCCCCGGAGCTCGGCCGCACGACCGAGCGCATCACCGCCACGACGCCCGTGTCGCCGGGCCCCTGACCCGCGGCGCCCGCGTCGGGGTCCGGGTCAGGTGCGGGTCAGTCGGCGCAGGGCCTCGAAGCCGTCGTCCGTGCCGCGCCAGCGCCGGCGGCACTCCTCGACGCCGACCCGGCGCAGGACCGACCGCAGCGTCCAGAGCACGACCACGACGTCGTCGGCGTACCCGACCACGGGGATGAAGTCCGGCACCAGGTCGAACGGCAGGGCGAGGTAACCCGCCAGGGCGACGAGGCGCCACCGGACCGACGGCGGTTGCGACCGGTCGGTCACGAGGTCCTTGACCAGGCGGACGAGGTCGGGCAGGAGCCGCAGGGACTCGGTCAGCGCGCTCCCGCGAGGACGTGCCACGAGCAGCGCGACGACGAGCGCCACCCAGGCCACGGCCAGGGCGACCACGAGCGACACGACCACCTCACGCACGCGGCCATCCTCCCAGCGGCGGCTTGCCGGCCAGCGACGCGTCCACGGAGCGCGGGTGTGGCGCGCGTTCCCCTGCGGTCATCGGGTGCGGGGCACGGCGGCATACGTGTATGCCACGGCCTCACCCGGCGCCCGGCAGGTGAGGCGCGTCGCGGGCTGGGTGCCGCGGCGCACGTCGACGAGCGTGTGCGCGGGCACCCCCGCGGCACCGAGGACCTCGACCTCCCACGTGTCGGGGCCGGTGGCGGTGACCGCGCCGGACCGGACGTCGCGCGGGCCCCCGCCGTGGTCGCGCAGGACGGCGGCGAGGGCGGCCTGGACGGGCGGCGGGGCCGTCGAGAACCCGCGCAGGTGCTCGAGGTCGACCCGGCCGGACAGGTGCTGCTCCACCACGGCGACGGCGGAGTCGGGGTCGAGGCCGCCGTACGTGGTGCCGTCCGGCACGACCAGCAGGTTCGCGGCGAACCGGTCGCCGCCGATGTGCGAGCACTCCCACGTCGACTCCGGCCACCGGGCAGCCACGGCGGCGGCGACGGGCCTGCCGCGGACGGCGCAGCAGACGTCGTGCCGACCATGGGTGCACACGAGCAGCTGCGGGCCCGGATCACCCGGATCGCCAAGGCCGCCGGCGGGGCCGGAGCCGCTGCCCGGGTCCGGCCCGTCGCGCAGGGCTGCCACGGCGGCCTCGAGGTCCTCGGCGCCGGACCAGGTGGCCCACTGCTGGGGCCCGTCGGTGTCCACGACGCCCCAGTGGCGGGGCGCACCCGCAGGGCGGCGGCCGGGTCGGCGGACGAGGACGGCGCGGCCGCCGACGGCGAGCGCGGTGCGGTGCAGGGTCGCCCCGACCCCGGTCGGCAGGCCCGGGCTGTCGAACGCAGCGGGCAGCCAGCCTCCCGGATGCTCGAGGAGCAGCCAGCGGGTGGCCGGTGCAGCCGTGCCGAGCATGGGGTCGCCGCGACGCCGGGCCGACGTCGCGCAGCGGGGCGTGGTCACCGGAACGCCGTCGGTGGCGCGCCCCCGGTGCCCCACAGGACGCCGGTCATGCCGGGACGACGACACCCGTGCGCAGCAGCGTGCGCGCGAGCTCGACCCCCAGGGCAGCAGCGGTCGCCTGCCCGTCCGCGAGGAGCGCCTCGACCGCGGCGAGGTCGCCGCCCGCCACGGGCAGGGCGCCCACGCGGCTGCGCAGCACCGTGCCGCCCGCGCCGCCGGGGGCGGGCTCGAGCGTGGCCTCGACGTGGTCGCGGACGCGGACGCGCGTCGACTCGTCGGCGTGCGCGGCCGCCTCCGCCTGCGCGAGCGGGGAGAGCGGGGCGGGCCGCTGGGCGGCGCGGGCCGCACCGGCCAGGCCGGCTGCGAGCTCGCTGGCGTCGACCTCGGCGATGGCGTCGAGCAGGGCCCGGCGGACCGCCTCGACGTCGTCGCGGCCCGGGCCGGTGCCGACGAGGTCGGTGCCGACGGCCAGGGCGGTGCGCAGGTCGGGGCCGCGGGACGCGCGGGCCACGGCGGCCCGCACGAGCTGGTCGGCGACGTGACGCCGCGTCCAGGCGTGCACCCCGATCGTGAGGTGGATGCTCGTGCCGCCGAGCGCCGTGGCCGAGTGCAGGTAGCCGCGCGGCAGGTAGAGGCAGTCGCCGGGGCGGAAGGTCGTCTCGATCAGGGGTTCGGCGCCCTCGGCCGCCTGCTCGACGGCGGCGCGGTGGTCCGTCCACGGCTCGTCGCGCAGGGGCAGCGGGTGCACGGGCGGCCGGATGCGCCAGCGCTTCTCACCGGCGACCTGCAGGACGAAGACGTCGTGGACGTCGTAGTGGTCGCTGAACCCGGTGTTCTGCGGCGGGGTCACGTAGGCGTTCACCTGCACGGGGTGGCCCAGTGCGGCGGCGAGGGACTGGGAGAACCGGACCACCGGCTCCCACGTCCGGTGCAGGCCCTGCAGGACGAGGGTCGCGCCGTCGGCGAAGTGCGACAGGACGGCGTCGTCGCTGGCCTGGTCGGCGATGGCCGCGCCGATGCCGCCGCCGCGGGTGAAGCTGCGCTCGGGCAGCGTCGTGCCGTTCTGCGCCATGCGCAGGAACGGCGTGCGCAGGCCGCGGGTCGAGACGAGCTCGTCCACCGCCGCCGCCGAGAACAAGTCGTCGAAGGGCAGCGGCAGGTCGGCCGCCCGGGTCAGCAGCGGCTCGCGGGACCAGTAGCGGCCCGCGAACTCCTCGGGCCCGACCCCCACCAGGCGCGACAGCACCGGGAGCCCGCCCGACTGGACGTGCTCCCGGTGCTGGTCGGTCGTCGTCACGACGGTCGGCTCAGGAGCGCTCACAGACCCCGGTCGGTCGCGTCCGCGCCACCGTCGGCACCGCCGTCGTGACCGCCCGGGTTCGCCCCACCGTCTGCCGGGCCCTCGCCACCGGCACCACCGTCGGCACCGCCTTCCGCACCACCGTCCGCACCACCGTCGGCGCCGCCATCCGCGCCGCCGTCGTGGCCACCGGGGTTCGCCCCGCCGTCGGCCGGACCCTCGCCACCGGCACCACCGTCCGCGCCACCGTCCGCACCGCCGTCGTGGCCACCGAGGTTGGCGCCGCCGTCGGCCGGGCCCTCGGCACCGGCGCCGCCGTCGGCACCGCCGTCGTGGCCGCCTGCGTTCGCGCCGCCGTCAGCCGGGCCCTCGCTCGTGCCCATCGTGTCGTCGTCGTTCATGGGGGTCTCGCTCATGGCTCTTCTCCCTGGGTTCGGCGACGCCCGTGCGCCGCCCGTCCTTCCTATGCCCTCGCCGCGCGGGCCGCCACTCGAGCGGACGGCGTCTCCGCAGGTCAGGGCCGGGTCGCGGCGCGAGGTCGCGGGCCGGCCTGCGGATGGTCAGGACTTGGCAAGGGTCCGCCCTCGACCCTCCCGCCGCGAGCGGGCACCGCCCTAGGGTGCGGACCACCGACCCACTGGACCGCAGGGAGACCTCAATGGCGAGAACCCGCACGTTCGGCGCGCTCGCGGCACTCGGTGTCGCGACGGCCCTGACCGTCACCGCAGCACCCGCATCGGCGGCGAGCTCCTACGTCGCGCTCGGCGACTCGTACTCCTCCGGTGTGGGGACCCGCACGTACATCAACGACGGCACCTCGTGCCAGCGGTCGGTCTACGCGTACCCCTCGCTCATCGCGGCGAACAAGGGACTGGCGCTGAACTTCCGGGCCTGCTCCGGTGCCAAGGTCGCCGACGTCACCAACACCCAGCTGTCGGCCCTCGGCTCCGGCACGACCTACGTGTCGATCTCGGTGGGCGGCAACGACGCCGGGTTCGCCGACGTCCTCACCGAGTGCGCCCAGCCGGGCTGGATGAGCGACTGCAACGGCGCCATCGACGACGCGCAGTACATCATCAACAACGTGCTCCCGGGCCGGCTCTCGACCCTCTACTCCTCGATCCGGGCCAAGGCGCCAAACGCACGGGTCACCGTCGTCGGCTACCCGCGCATCTTCAACGGCGAGGACTGCAACGCGTTCACGTGGTTCTCCCCCACCGAGGAGTCGCGCCTCAACTCGACCGCCGACCTGCTCAACAGCAAGCTGTCGGCGCAGGCCTCGGCCAAGGGCTTCTCCTTCGCCAACCCGACGAGCCGCTTCACCGGCCACGCCGTCTGCGACAGCACCGAGTGGCTCAACGGCCTGTCCAACCCGGTGAGCGAGAGCTACCACCCGAACGTCGCCGGACACCGAGACGGCTACGCGCCGCTCGTCAGCACACCGCTCACCGGCTCGGCACTGACCGTCACCGCAGCCACCCTGCGGGTCGCGGCCGACTCCAGCACGACCCTGGCGACGCAGCAGCGCCGGTATGCCGCCGCCGACCGCACGATCGTGCCCGAGCAGTTCCGCGCGCCCGACCTCACGACCGCGCGCGCGAGGGCTGCGGCGAAGCGGGCCGGCGTGGACCTGTCGAGCCGGGCGAGCATCGACGCGGCCGACCGCCTGTGGTCCCAGCGCCAGGACCGCGCCTGGTCCGCCGCCCACCCCCACTGACCCGAGCCGCCTGGCCCGACCGACCCCGCTCGCCAGTCCCCCTCGGGCAAGACAACGGTTGTCCGGCTTTCCGCGGGTTCTCGTCCCGCGGTTTGCCGGGCAACCGTTGTCTTGCGGTGGCAGGGGTGGGGGTGCGCGTATGCCGGGAGGCGGCGGCTCAGTCGGGGCGCGACGGCAGGCCGAGGCCGTGGCCGAAGGCGAAGAGCGGGTCGTCGTACCCGGGGACGTCCTCGCCGTGCTGCCGCACCTGCTCCATCGACCGCGGCAGGTCGAACGGCAGCCGGCCGACGGGCTCGACGACCCCGGTGAGGGCGTCCACGAGCGCGGAG is a window from the Phycicoccus sp. M110.8 genome containing:
- a CDS encoding YkvA family protein, which codes for MREVVVSLVVALAVAWVALVVALLVARPRGSALTESLRLLPDLVRLVKDLVTDRSQPPSVRWRLVALAGYLALPFDLVPDFIPVVGYADDVVVVLWTLRSVLRRVGVEECRRRWRGTDDGFEALRRLTRT
- a CDS encoding SGNH/GDSL hydrolase family protein — translated: MARTRTFGALAALGVATALTVTAAPASAASSYVALGDSYSSGVGTRTYINDGTSCQRSVYAYPSLIAANKGLALNFRACSGAKVADVTNTQLSALGSGTTYVSISVGGNDAGFADVLTECAQPGWMSDCNGAIDDAQYIINNVLPGRLSTLYSSIRAKAPNARVTVVGYPRIFNGEDCNAFTWFSPTEESRLNSTADLLNSKLSAQASAKGFSFANPTSRFTGHAVCDSTEWLNGLSNPVSESYHPNVAGHRDGYAPLVSTPLTGSALTVTAATLRVAADSSTTLATQQRRYAAADRTIVPEQFRAPDLTTARARAAAKRAGVDLSSRASIDAADRLWSQRQDRAWSAAHPH
- a CDS encoding metallophosphoesterase, whose translation is MGTPAGSARRGTGVLRWVVRAAAVLVLFVACNTGGVAATTLFPVHAGTLNYDATLRLSLDPGDISTITAPTTFGNIRLKFGGIVPAPGVRAEVQVKERITELLSRPNISVRSLQPGPLELERAARDAATGLALRFALGALLVAAVLLGGYAVWRRQRARPDGRGHALRLVQWGTVLTWTTSCLATFAVVVWTYQPARLATFSTTGILSAVQRNADLLEGVETRAEQTTPYLKNLLALSSALQDKYAPQNLSSPVAARFLLVSDIHGGNQYPLMRTIVQQERVDAVIDSGDLVNFGTATEAEAAGVFKGIASLGVPYLFVKGNHDARSDVDRELLDRLAKVPNVVLLQPDDTTYRVESIGGVRIAGFNDPRWFGDDNKENAAKQKPAAERFIAAMADQPSPDILVSHEPAAVEDVKRAGIRVNGHMHTAALEGNRIQVGTFTGGGPFSHFVAEGGNGEELTGQPSAFDIAAFGDDCRLASLTRYQFRNVVEGRPAYDDVTLINGSRIESAAPPLPGATRSTGTATASKGASPARTCSPELGRTTERITATTPVSPGP
- a CDS encoding sucrase ferredoxin, which gives rise to MTTPRCATSARRRGDPMLGTAAPATRWLLLEHPGGWLPAAFDSPGLPTGVGATLHRTALAVGGRAVLVRRPGRRPAGAPRHWGVVDTDGPQQWATWSGAEDLEAAVAALRDGPDPGSGSGPAGGLGDPGDPGPQLLVCTHGRHDVCCAVRGRPVAAAVAARWPESTWECSHIGGDRFAANLLVVPDGTTYGGLDPDSAVAVVEQHLSGRVDLEHLRGFSTAPPPVQAALAAVLRDHGGGPRDVRSGAVTATGPDTWEVEVLGAAGVPAHTLVDVRRGTQPATRLTCRAPGEAVAYTYAAVPRTR
- a CDS encoding cupin domain-containing protein, producing the protein MTTTDQHREHVQSGGLPVLSRLVGVGPEEFAGRYWSREPLLTRAADLPLPFDDLFSAAAVDELVSTRGLRTPFLRMAQNGTTLPERSFTRGGGIGAAIADQASDDAVLSHFADGATLVLQGLHRTWEPVVRFSQSLAAALGHPVQVNAYVTPPQNTGFSDHYDVHDVFVLQVAGEKRWRIRPPVHPLPLRDEPWTDHRAAVEQAAEGAEPLIETTFRPGDCLYLPRGYLHSATALGGTSIHLTIGVHAWTRRHVADQLVRAAVARASRGPDLRTALAVGTDLVGTGPGRDDVEAVRRALLDAIAEVDASELAAGLAGAARAAQRPAPLSPLAQAEAAAHADESTRVRVRDHVEATLEPAPGGAGGTVLRSRVGALPVAGGDLAAVEALLADGQATAAALGVELARTLLRTGVVVPA
- a CDS encoding HAD-IA family hydrolase, with protein sequence MPPSPRPLEGRDFAAVLFDMDGTLIDSIPVVIRSWVQWAGEMGVDPRRLAGFHGVPARGVVEALLPAERVDAAVDRIEEIELGDTGGIRVLPGTLEALEVLTATDPQHCAIVTSCTEPLAAVRIGATRLPAPAVVVTASDVERGKPHPDPYLLGARRLGVDPADCLVVEDAPGGLEAARAAGCATLAVTTTTDPADLLADAVVTDLGEVRFAVHDGRVRVTTGVTRP
- a CDS encoding FAD-binding dehydrogenase, whose protein sequence is MDADVIVVGAGLAGLVATAELADAGRRVLVVDQESPANLGGQAFWSFGGLLFADSPEQRRMGVRDSADLLWQDWQGSAGFDRLDDEDRWPVQWARAYCDFAAGEKRSWLHQQGMRWFPVVGWAERGDGSASGHGNSVPRFHITWGTGPGVLEPFLRRVGEHVATGRVTIRHRHQVDELVTEAGAVTGVRGTRLADDHAERGRPTNREAVGEFELTAQAVVVTSGGIGANHDLVRVNWPQRLGTPPERMITGVPAYVDGRMLAITERAGGRLVNRDRMWHYVEGISNWDPIWPAHAIRILPGPSSMWFDGNGDRLPAPFFPGFDTLGTLAHLRQTGHDHSWFVLTTRILGKEFALSGSEQNPDLTGKSVTGVLNRARTDMPAPVRAFLERGADFVQADTLAELVERMNRLTPDAPLDLAHVERQVRDRDAQVENAFCKDAQVTAIRGARNYRGDKLIRTAAPHRILDPEAGPLVAVRLNVLTRKTLGGLETDLSARVLSASGEPVPGLYAAGEVAGFGGGGVHGYRSLEGTFLGGCIFSGRTAGRAAAAEVG